Proteins encoded by one window of Flagellimonas lutaonensis:
- the hpf gene encoding ribosome hibernation-promoting factor, HPF/YfiA family yields MEINFEYDNVAASERLEEMVAKKINKLLDKYDFIVRADVFFVKENTSDPEKGKICKIRLSVPGPRLFAEASHKNFEASIAETIDELDRQLRKRKEKMAHK; encoded by the coding sequence ATGGAAATAAACTTTGAATACGACAATGTTGCCGCCAGTGAACGCCTTGAGGAAATGGTGGCCAAGAAGATCAATAAATTGCTGGATAAATATGATTTTATCGTCCGGGCCGATGTGTTTTTCGTTAAAGAAAACACCTCAGACCCTGAAAAGGGAAAAATCTGTAAAATACGCTTGAGCGTGCCCGGACCTCGTTTATTTGCAGAGGCCAGCCATAAGAATTTTGAGGCTTCCATCGCTGAAACCATTGACGAATTGGACCGCCAGCTACGGAAACGGAAGGAAAAAATGGCCCACAAATAG
- a CDS encoding OmpA family protein, which translates to MKKTVIKSTILLLAFGLILGCNATKNANNKQKGAVIGATGGAVVGGVIGNNVGKGNTALGAIIGAVVGGAAGGYIGDRMDRQAERIEEEIPGAEVTRVGEGINVTFNEDAGVYFDTNKSSVKGTSAQTLDKLAEILKEYPKTNILVEGHTDSAGPEEYNWDLSRRRAESVTNYLVNKGIDKSRFTTKWYGETQPKATNETAEGKAQNRRVELAIIASEELKKEALEATND; encoded by the coding sequence ATGAAAAAAACAGTTATAAAAAGTACCATATTACTATTGGCATTTGGATTGATTCTTGGCTGTAATGCCACCAAAAATGCCAACAACAAGCAAAAAGGAGCCGTCATCGGCGCCACTGGCGGAGCCGTGGTGGGCGGTGTAATCGGAAACAATGTCGGTAAGGGCAATACCGCTCTTGGTGCCATCATCGGTGCCGTGGTGGGTGGTGCGGCCGGTGGCTACATCGGTGACCGCATGGACCGACAGGCAGAACGCATCGAAGAAGAGATTCCGGGTGCCGAAGTGACCCGGGTAGGAGAGGGAATCAATGTAACCTTCAACGAAGATGCCGGGGTGTACTTTGACACCAACAAATCGAGTGTTAAAGGCACATCGGCACAAACATTGGACAAATTGGCCGAAATATTGAAAGAATACCCCAAGACCAATATCTTGGTCGAAGGCCATACCGATAGTGCCGGGCCTGAAGAGTACAACTGGGACCTGTCGCGCAGAAGGGCCGAATCAGTGACCAATTATTTGGTGAACAAGGGCATAGACAAAAGCCGTTTTACCACAAAATGGTACGGCGAAACACAGCCCAAGGCTACCAATGAGACCGCCGAGGGCAAAGCACAGAACAGAAGGGTTGAATTGGCCATCATCGCCAGCGAAGAGCTGAAAAAAGAGGCGTTAGAGGCCACAAATGACTAA
- a CDS encoding lipocalin family protein → MMKRTFLMLLAVGFLTVSCSVSKSARTQRNLFSGSWTLDNISYENNTGNFQSVIFNDARDICFEGSDWFFRDNNSTGRYTIADGSLCAGGDRFFRWSVVEPENSLSQLQFKFIDEKRKDISGGVGYRLDIANLTEQHMTLKSKVTVDGEPVTIVYEFSKK, encoded by the coding sequence ATGATGAAGAGAACATTCTTGATGTTACTGGCGGTAGGATTTTTGACCGTGTCCTGCTCGGTCAGCAAATCGGCTAGAACACAGCGCAACCTGTTCAGTGGTTCTTGGACGTTGGACAACATTTCGTACGAGAACAACACAGGCAACTTTCAATCGGTCATTTTCAACGACGCCCGCGATATCTGTTTTGAGGGCAGCGATTGGTTTTTTCGCGACAACAACAGTACCGGTCGGTACACAATTGCCGATGGCAGCCTCTGTGCCGGTGGCGATCGTTTCTTCCGATGGTCGGTGGTCGAGCCCGAAAACAGCTTGAGCCAGCTGCAGTTTAAGTTTATCGATGAAAAACGGAAGGATATCTCGGGTGGCGTGGGCTATCGCCTTGACATCGCCAACCTTACCGAACAGCACATGACGTTGAAATCGAAGGTCACGGTCGATGGAGAACCTGTGACCATAGTGTATGAATTTTCTAAAAAATAA